A genomic window from Anthonomus grandis grandis chromosome 2, icAntGran1.3, whole genome shotgun sequence includes:
- the LOC126750206 gene encoding leucine-rich repeat neuronal protein 2 produces MLKCYLIILSFVPYVLSESCPVLCTCKWKNGKRTVECMERGLIKIPENADPETQVLDLSVNNLQILPKDTFLRSGLVNLQRVFLKSCRLGQIDQQAFRGVTNLIELDLSSNLLTSIPSNTFQNTPFLRELYLANNPIQKIDPKAFSHLHHLIKLDISGCEIKMVAPRAFEGIEGLESLKINDNHLSELRPHTVEILTKLHGIELHNNPWHCDCRLRTVKEWLTINNIPYTIPPKCLGGPERLIRSSLADLHMDDLACKPELLPVSRFIESTAGENATVACRANAIPPPVIKWFFNGKLLTNNSKFSTNQGVQIYETGKQEKRSILVISNVQEGQDLQEFYCVAENRGGSMETNFTLRVVSRPLGITSLDNGQIAGLTAALAILILLITVVVLILLVRIRRHPYVETKTPRQLEVITVVNGCKNKIISPTKPLPEFNNVCDPPQKPPRSDLSPPNPDLLNDFQPHPDSQDYNGDYTRADSLYPSSLWDDTSTATNNPGFIFDDKPQYPQDYGLPLPEGSKSVQRVWQKGAVPVLPPVTALKRVLNSRNSPDEGYQEGCGTDV; encoded by the coding sequence ATGCTTAAGTGTTACCTAATAATTCTCTCTTTTGTGCCGTATGTCTTATCGGAATCCTGCCCGGTATTGTGCACGTGCAAGTGGAAAAACGGAAAACGCACGGTGGAGTGCATGGAGCGCGGACTTATCAAAATTCCGGAAAATGCCGATCCGGAAACCCAAGTGTTGGATTTAAGTGTGAACAACTTACAAATCCTCCCTAAGGACACCTTCCTACGATCGGGCCTAGTCAACTTACAGAGAGTCTTCCTAAAAAGTTGTCGCTTAGGCCAAATTGACCAGCAAGCCTTCAGAGGAGTCACCAATCTAATTGAACTGGATTTATCCAGCAACCTCCTTACCTCTATCCCCTCCAACACATTCCAAAATACGCCGTTCCTGAGGGAACTCTATCTAGCCAACAACCCTATCCAGAAAATTGACCCAAAGGCCTTCAGCCACCTCCACCACCTCATTAAGCTGGACATATCCGGATGTGAGATTAAAATGGTGGCTCCAAGGGCTTTTGAAGGCATCGAGGGGCTTGAGAGCTTAAAAATCAACGATAATCATTTATCAGAGTTGCGCCCTCACACCGTTGAAATACTAACCAAGCTACATGGAATTGAGCTTCACAACAACCCTTGGCATTGCGACTGTAGACTAAGGACTGTCAAGGAGTGGCTTACCATCAACAACATTCCTTACACCATTCCCCCAAAATGCCTGGGGGGACCCGAACGCCTTATAAGAAGCTCTTTGGCGGACCTCCACATGGATGATTTAGCTTGCAAGCCTGAACTGTTACCAGTTAGTAGATTTATCGAGTCTACTGCAGGAGAAAACGCTACTGTAGCATGCAGAGCCAACGCCATACCACCTCCAGTAATAAAATGGTTTTTCAATGGTAAACTGTTAACGAACAATTCCAAATTCTCCACAAACCAAGGGGTTCAGATCTACGAAACTGGCAAACAAGAAAAGAGAAGTATTTTGGTCATCAGCAACGTCCAAGAGGGCCAGGACCTGCAAGAGTTCTACTGTGTAGCAGAGAACCGTGGAGGAAGCATGGAAACTAATTTCACGTTAAGGGTCGTGTCGCGTCCTTTAGGGATCACTTCCTTGGATAATGGACAGATTGCTGGATTGACTGCCGCCCTGGCAATACTAATTCTGCTCATCACTGTGGTGGTGTTGATTTTACTAGTGCGCATCCGTAGACACCCTTACGTCGAGACGAAAACCCCCAGGCAACTGGAAGTGATCACCGTGGTAAATGGGTGCAAAAACAAGATAATCTCCCCCACGAAACCTCTTCCAGAATTCAACAACGTCTGTGACCCACCGCAGAAGCCTCCCCGATCAGATCTCTCTCCTCCCAACCCGGACCTCCTAAACGACTTCCAGCCCCATCCAGATAGTCAGGATTATAACGGGGATTATACCAGGGCGGATTCACTTTATCCATCCAGCCTCTGGGATGATACTAGCACGGCAACCAACAATCCAGGATTTATATTTGACGATAAGCCGCAGTACCCGCAGGATTACGGGTTACCGTTGCCGGAGGGTTCGAAGAGCGTGCAAAGGGTGTGGCAGAAGGGTGCGGTGCCAGTGCTACCCCCGGTTACAGCCCTGAAGAGGGTGTTGAACAGTAGGAATTCGCCAGATGAGGGGTATCAGGAGGGGTGCGGTACCGATGTGTAG